The DNA region GTGCATGTACATGAAAGAAATTGTTTAGTatttcccctccttttctttcaatCTGCTGGACAAAGCTGCAGCGGATGCAGTGTTGCTATACATGAGACAGGGCCTATATATAACCttcagaggaggggggggggcttacgCTGTTTCCATATATGGACATTCATACTACGAGAAACCACGCGGACACAGATGGcacactttctgtctctttaaacaATTTCTGccatttcattgtattttattttttggttaaAGCTCTCCTAAATGTCGATTATCGTGTTGTAAACTTAGAAACGTGAAGACTCTTTCGTCGTTACTTTCCATTCATGAATGGAAAGCTCCACCTCCCTGTAGCACATGCGTCACTTATGTTTGTACACATCCCGCGCGCCCCGCCCCTTCCCGGCGAATCAAAACCGCAAAGAAACACACCGAGCGGGGTATTTCATCAGCGACCGTGGCTACAGCACTTCTGTCCTTTTCCCTCTGGTGTCCTGTGAGCTTTTATCAACAAGACATTGAAGGTAATGTCCATTTTGTGTTTCAGCGATACCATACAAACAGTTTAGCGACATGTCTCTTTTAAAAAACTCTTCCGATATAACATTTACTTCTTGTCGTGAAGAGGTGGACTGATGCAATCCTCAGTTGTGTTGGCGCACTCGCGTCGCTTAATAGTATGTTTGTTTTAGTGGTTTAAAGTATAGGAATAAAACTGAAACGTTTCCATTTTGTGCAATATTTAGAGTTTAGTGACGGTGATGATGCTTAGTAAAGGTGGCTTTATTTGGTCATTTGAGCGGGGGAACCAGCTGGTGTAACTTAGATATTAAATAACGTGCTCGGAATACTTAAAAAATAACACGAAAAAACGTAAAACGTAGTTGTGGCACATATTTAAATGATCCTGTCatgtataaaaaagaaaaagattgaaGTTTTTTTCTCCGTTTGGGTGTCCCGTCTTTCCATTCATTGTTTTGGTCAGCGCACCCCGCTAAGTAGTAGGGTGTGGGGATGATTGTAATGGTGCTTTCAATGACCGCACACAAGCGCAGAATTCCAAATTATTCCCATAATAAATccctaaataaaaataacttgtCTGTTACGATCATTTTATTCAATAAATGAAACGACACATACATGATTTGTAACTTTAAAAATTTGGCGTGATGACAATGAGAAAACggtaacttaaaaaaaaaaaaagataactaaTTTTCAATACATCAATTAGCATTGTAATATTAAACTGTTACACTCGTATAACATATCGATGAAGTTACCAAGACATATTAATTAATCGTGTAAGTAAAACACCCAAAATACTGTAGTCCAAATCCATTTCTGCCGCTTTCTCTCACTTCATTTCTCAGTGTGCAACTGGGAAATACGATGTTTCCTAAAGCGACACTAGCGTTAGCACCACGCGAGAGCCGCCTGAGCCACGTAGCTAGCTTTGTGTCTTAGTCACTGACACATTGATTATTATACAGATGGACAGCTGAACATCGCCCATTATTGGTAAGTCCAGCTATTTTAATTGTcgagtgaaataaaaaaatcacatttacatGAGCCTCGATTGCCAAAAAAACCGCGAGTGCCATCATCCATATGTGAGCCGTCCTTCCGGGTTAATGTTCACCACCATGCGTGTGTTGTTGCATCAgccagctgacagacagacaccccataattatttaaaaaatgttgtgacATTAATGAGATGATGCTAATGAAAGTAATGAAGAATGTAGATTAGCCTGTGTAACTAGCGCTGCACAAACGTGCTCAGCAGTGGTCAGGTGGTTGTAGATGGGTGGAGTAGAGAGGTTGTTGGATTAGGCAGGTAGACACACGCCACGTTTCTTTCCTAAATGTTGGCTGagcattataataaaataataacaccAACGCTGTAAATGAGAGGCTAAACTTGTCAGGTGTTGTCAAAGGATGAAGTCCTCATTTCTAGAGCTGTGCATGAGACTTGTCATCGCTGCAATTATATGTCTTTATTAATGATAAGTTACAGTACAAAGCCTTTTTTGTAAACTTGAAACATGCTGCACAACGCTCAGATGATTTACTGGTGTGCTCTGAGAAGAAATATACAGACAGTACTCAGCTGCCAGTTGCTAGGTTTGAAAAAATAATGCAATCTAATACTACAGCCCTGCAATAAATCCCACCTTAATGGCAGCTATATTGCTCAGTTTTAAGAGGTGTTCATTCAACTTAGTTTTGGAGGCAATTCATGTGTGGTGCTGCATTtctaatacaacagctctgcaatAAATAACACCTTCATGCAATATTGTGTCCACCtattaaaatcatatttcaGTTTCAACCAAAAATGAAAGTTATACAGTCTCAAAATTGATTTGGACAGTAGTAGTAGATGTACATAGTAAACTGGCAGCTGCTCAGAGCTCATTTGTTGATATGCTGGGAGCTTACAGTACTGCACTTGTTACCTAAATTGAGCAATCCCTCTTATACTGATAAGTTCACCAGAAATAAAAGGAACTAGGAATATTACGTGTTTCATAGCATGCACTACATAGAAAGAactcttttttcatttgtgctGTCAGTGATTCAGGTGAATGAAACATTTCTGCATCAGCTGCTGTCTAGTCAAGATTTTGCCCTTAAAAGTAAACTGTTTGATGTGTTTGAGGAGGTCCATTGCACTGCATTTGCTAGATCCCCTTAAGTATTCCCAGTCCTTATTACTGTGTCGGATTGCTGGCCGCTTGTGCTTAATCAtgtcaaataaattatttcaaGTGTAATGGCCAAAAGTGAAGGAGTTGTGTGCAACTGTGTCATAACAGGAAGGGTGTGCATTGCACCACACCTTTAGGTGTGCCTACGTCTGATATGTTCTTGGTAAATTTTTGCAGTCATCAAGTCAAGATGTTGACATATTTGGTTAAATGAAAGTGTATATTATGGTGAGAGTTTCTTATTGCTATTAGTGTTTACAATAAGGAGAAAGAGTCCCATATGGCAGCACAGTATCTTATTATAGATGGTAGGGAGAGTTTTTCTGCAGGCACCCTTTCTGACTGGTGCTACAGTGGACGGATTATCCATTCTCATAATGCATACATTTGACTTCTGTTCTTGGCGTTGCGGCTAACATTAATAGCGTTGGCATTGGTCATGGGAGAGTGAGCAGATCCTCAGTTTGTCACATTCCATTTCACAGCAAGAGCGGCTTTTGGCAGGAGCGATGCTGTCCGGCCAGGTGACTTAAAGGGTCATTCAGTTCAGTCTCAGTGGTCGGTGCACACACACGTTAACAAATGTATACAGCCTTTATACTACGCCACAGTAGctccttacacacacaaacatatatccCTGGCTTAAAAGATGCACTGTTCCATTACTTCAAACACCTGGAaagccattgtgtgtgtgtgtgtgtgtgtgtgtgtgtgtgtgtgtgtgtgtgtgtgtgtgtgtgtgtgtgtgtgtgtgtgtgtgtgtgtgtgtgtgtgtgtgtgtgtgtgtgtgtgtgtgtgtgtgtgtgtgtgtgtgtgtgtcccaaaGAAGGGTTTACTACTCCGTACAGTCACGCATGGTAGTGTACCTTCCAGGGTTATGCAAGGTCACATTTACTCTTTTCAGTTGGGCGTTTAGCCTTGCAAGGTACTGAACATGTTGTTCCCTTTAATCAGCCTCTGGCCCAAACAAATGATATTTCAGCTGTTTTTACAAGATATAACATTTCTAGGGATAGATGGATACAAGATCTTCAGTGAATCATTAGTCTTTAGTTTCATTCTTTGACAAGAAGAAACAATAACTATGAAAAGAGTGTGGGcaaatttacatatttttggtGCATCATTACTtctatatatttacatatttttggtACATCAGCATTGCTTCCATATACAGGAAAGTACTAagtatgtgttctgtgttaaaaTTCCTGCGATGTGGCCAGTCAAATCacccctttttatttttagttccTGCTATTTAAAGTAAAAGCAGCCGAGaataaaaagcagcattttttttttgtgacagaaTATTTCAGATTCATGTTTTTGCTTGTGTACCTTTTTAACTTGAGCACTTTTTTTGCTGGTCTACTTATATAACCAGACACTTGTGttattcttgttgttgttgacaaCAGTAGCAGTCACAACAAAGCCATGAGTTGTTCGTATGGATTCAAAAAGGAGAAGCAAGACGGTATAATGAGGTTAGCAGGTTTGTTACTTCTCCAAATAATCCTCTTAGAGTTCATGGCAGCAGTTGCAGCAATGTTAAGTCAAGTAACAGTACCATTTATCCCTGAAGCCAGTTGTAACCGGAGCACTCTTGGCCCCAGTCTTGATGGTTATAGTCCTCATACATAACAACCTGTTTTAGTATGTTCCACGTTCAAAAACTTGAACATGGTCTAATTGTGGTCTGATGAAGCAAACCACTTCCTAGAGAAAGGCATTTGTGTTTAACAGGAATAGAACATGGCTGCAGTTAGCGCACCTGTCTTGTCATGTGTGTGTTACGTAGTGGAGCTTGAAGACGGCACAATTATGAGCCACACCTCCGTGTAACCTGGCATAAATCTGCCCCACTTGTACAAATGGGCACCCTCGTGAAAAGCACAAGGAAAAGATTAGCAACAAGCGTGACGTAACGGAGGCATCAGCGGAGGTTAAAGTGGCTCTAGCATCTTAACGAGACCACCCTTAATAAAGGTCATAGAAAAATCAGGTCTGCATTTCTTTTGTAATCTGAAGTTGGGAACTGTGTCAGTATTTAGTCTGCAGTCATGAAAGAGACGCTTTCTTTGAAAAGCTAATCCAAGAACACTTCCCAACAACCGGGTTTCTTGTTGGATTCATCGGCCGTTAAAAATGAAATAGTCCCAAAGTTAAGCTATCTGGGCGTTTTTAATAGGTTTACAGTTTCAATTCAGAGCTTTTGTTGTGCTTAGTGAATATAGTGAACCCCCTGAGGAGATCACAGTCAGCTGGGCACAGTAGTTTGGTAATAAATGTTTATTGACACAACATTGACACCCTCAGATCTCAGTTCCTGGTGTGTGAATGGAAAATGCTACTGGAATGTCGCACCAAGTGGGGAGCAGCACCATGTACCAGTTTCCCATCACTCTTCAGAAGGCCAAGTGTTTATTATTGTGGTTGTATGTTGCTCtccatgttgtttttatgtcattgtttgacagtgtttgtctttttttttttttcctctctcaacactcacAACTGTACTAGCCAGGATATTCGCTTTTGAGATAGTAAGACTCGAAGTGCTTTGATAAGTAGGTTatattgttttaatggttttttaTAGAATATTGTCATTGTATTCAAACCTTGTGAGGGTGTATATCCTGTGTGTTATGAAAGAAAACAGACCAAATTTAGGCTATAACATAATCTATAGCAGAgagactttttttcccttcaacaTACTCTGTGACCTGAACACAAGTCATCTAAAACAATGTCCGTCCACTTTATGTTTGCATAtgagctttctttttttaaataatcttttaaatgatatttttccTCTGGCATTCTTCTGCTGTATCCGCCATAATATCCTCCTGTACACCTTTTCATCTCTTACAGCTAATttgaaagggggaaaaaaagagccaCCCTTGGCCCTGAAGCTTTACCAACCTTTGATCCACACAGACAGTCACCCTTGCACGTCCACACAGTCACTGGTCTATGTAGCCGTGTAGTgtttcacttcttctctttgctACCTGACCTGTGAGGTGACTGATAGGCCTGAAATGTCTGTCTGCCTTCTCAGCAGCCATATCAAGGACTCAGGTGTCACTGCATTAATGGCGTTGTCTTTGACGTTGCTCCGCCCCTCCTCAAAATCACAACTGTAAGCCTCTCGTTGGAAAAATTACAAAGTTGACCCTTTCCACTGAATCTCATGACAAACACAATTTAGGATGAATTTAGGGAATTGTTAAACACTTAATGTGTTTCTCATAGTGTAATATAGCATAAAAGAGAGACAAGTGGATGTTGCTGTTAAATCTGCCGCTAAAAGGCTGATTCTTGTGTTGCATGCTTAGAAGTTAACAATTGTCATGATCCATTTCCCCAAACTGTTAATGGTTAGTCATGACAATGGTTGTAGCTGTAGTAATCATAAAAATGGTGTAGTATTTACAGATAAGATTAAAGCATGGCCTGGCTTTGAGTTGCATGTACTAACCTGTAATTTTAGTGTTGCAACAGAGAAACATGTACGATATAGTTGTTAACGTCCTTGAGCTTTCATTTcaatgttttgttctgttttactGAACTGAAATCACTCGCTACAATACAAGACACTGTGAAACATGAAGTAAGAGAGCAGGCGGTGCACCGACTTGTTTTGACCAAGAAAAATGCTGGTTGCTGACAGACTTtcacactcactcattcacacacacaaacacacttgatGTGTGAAGCTTTGGTTTCAGTGCTGCTCTGTGGCTTATCACGGGTGTCTGAAAGTCAGGAAGTCaaatttctttctctttctttattttgaacACTTTGAGCAGTTCATAATTATGTACGGCATGACAGTCTTTGGGCTCCATGCTTTTTGCTTCCTGTCGAAATACAGGCATATTTACTTTTTATAGATTTACTATCAAAataatactgatactgatactaatAAATAGGGTTCAACAGTGAGTTGATTGGAATTAATCTGCCTATTCCTAAACTTTTCATCAGTAAATATTGTCTTATGGTAAATAAAGAAGCATAAAATCTTCTGtagtttcatgttttcttaTCCATGCAGCTGCATGACGGAACATGTCGCTTCAAAGTATTGGTTTTGCATTTCCTCAAAGTGGCATGAACCAACTGGCCTAACCTGTGCTCTCTCTCCATAACTTACAGCTTGGACTTTAAGTAACAGGAGAAAGAAATCTCCTGTAAAAATATGCTTGGATCACAGCTTTCCTTGTCACCTCTACAGATCCAAACTGTAAAGTTTTAAATGGCAAAAAGCAAGTTTAATATCATCGGCCTATTGCTTCAAATGACTTGGAATGAATGTTTTAGGCCAACATTTTTCTATGGGGTGTGTTTGCATCCTTCTAGTGTGTGTTGTACACGTAAGAAGACACCAAATAAGGTCAACCTGTGGCATATAGCACCTGTGTTTTGACACATACTCACGTCATTGCCCTTTTTTAAGCAGTGTTCGATTAGTGGTTTATATATTATTAGTGATTTTTTAGgtcaaacctgtgtgtgtgtgtgtgttgatccATCTGACTGCCTCAACAAACAGTTACTGTATCTGTTTTTGTCAGATATGCTGTGCAAAGTGTCCTTGGCCTGTTATGAACtgatctttgtgtgtgtgtgtgtgtgtgtgggggttaTCGTCATTCAGCCTGTCCTGATATTGACAAGCCCATCACTGCTGACGTGGAATGTGTTGCAGGTGTCCTTGAGTAGGGTTTTGGATaaagtctctctctttttttttttttttttttcaaatgatcaATAATGAATGGGATGCTAATCAGTGTAACTACATACTGCCAAATTATTTCTTTGTGTGAGAAACTGCaggttattttagttttaaaggATTTTGTTAAAGTTGGTTTCTAGAAATGAACAATGCACCTTTTTACACTATAGTTATGGTAAAACTTGGCTTTATAAACCATACAATGTACATCAAAGTCATCAAAGAACTAAAGTACAAGAACTTTTAGTAGGTTATCTGACATTCAGACACTTGCAGTTTTTATACAGAGTAGAGGGCAGTTTTTGCACATGTAGCGTATTTATCTATACATCAGCCTCCTCCCAGGGCAGCTGGTTCACTTTATCGAGCTGCTGGTTCACGctgtcctcttctctccttgTTGATATTAGTTTGCAGAATTATATCATCCCCTCGCAGCCTCTGGCTTTCCCAGGCTTCTCCCTGTCAGTCTCTGTctgctgaaaaaacaaaacacaagtagAGTGTGCTTTTTCTCAGTAAGGGAGTGGTGAGGAATTGGACAAggtgttcttttgtttttatataggCGTGTAATATGTCAGGTTTATTTGTCAAGGCAAAATTAAGATTAGATTTGAGCCTTGCAGGGCAGCGTTgggttttcttttgtcttcagGAGGTCTCTCTGTGCCCTACTGTGTCTTATGATGTTACTAGGCTGAAAGAGGTTGAGGTATGAATTCCTGGAAGTTGCATAACTGATATCTAAAGGAGCTCATGTGTAGTGAAATGTGTCTTAAGTGTCTCTCCAAACCTGCTGACTGACTTAGTATCTCTTTCTACTGAAGTAAAGAATAATACTCTAGGAATGTTTCCAACCTCTCTGATGTTACCCGTGCCCACCTGAAATACATCTACCACCTGTTGAGACATTGCACACGATACTAAACTATATAAACAACCTACAAAGTTTGTAAGGTTAATTGTATTGCCCAGTGTGGCTCAGTTGGGTGACAAGATATTGTTGTACTCGGATTACGTGCATTTTTGTATAATCCAACCCCCCCAAACTAACTGCAGTTTAAGCACCATTTCTGGAGTATATTCACTGTTGGAAAGAGTGGATGCTATAATCAACTGCACAGTGCCAAACAGAGCCATGACAAGTGTGAGCTTTGGCAGTGATTGAATAGTACCTTGTTTTGAgctcttgttttttgttgtgtttcctcACAGGTCCTAATCTGCTGCTGTAAAACACTgtgaccacagacctgctgcttcctgtTCTCTGTCTGCTTGAGTGACTGTTGCCTAAGTGAAACACACCTACGCTGAGGGACCAATAACAAACAAGCCATCGCCATCTGCCCAAAGTTCTTCTACGCTGTCACACGTGTTCTGCTTAAGCTGTGTCaatcacacacacccacactagAAGGATTTAAAACGCATAGCCTGGTTCAGCGCCCACACATAATCACAGCAAATATGGCCAGCAAGCTGTCCAACTTTGGAAAGACCCTGCTGCGTCGCAGGGCAATAGACTTCTCTGCTGAAGAGACTCGATTTGCCCGCTGCCTATCCACCCTGGACCTCATCGCTTTGGGGGTGGGCTCCACACTCGGCGCTGGTGTCTACGTCCTCGCTGGCGAGGTCGCCCGAGAGAAGGCAGGACCCGCTATTGTCCTCTGTTTCCTCATCGCTGCGCTGTCCTCCATGTTGGCTGGCCTGTGCTACGCAGAATTTGGCGCCCGTGTGCCCAAGACGGGCTCTGCGTACCTGTACAGCTACGTGACAGTCGGAGAGATCTGGGCCTTCATCACAGGATGGAATCTCATCCTCTCCTATGTGATAGGTCAGTTTCATTTTCAACAACACCTAAATACCAAGTCAGAATGTCAGAGACAATACAAAGTACGAGTCATTCATTTTCTCTACATTGTTAATTTATCTCCATTTCTATATTCTTTTTTAAGGTACGGCCAGTGTGGCCAGGGCGTGGAGCTCAACCTTTGACAGCCTGGTTGAACAGAAGATCTCTGGCTTCTTTAAAGCCTCCATGGCAATGAAGGTGCCAGGGAAAGTGCTGGCAGAGTACCCCGACCTGTTCGCCCTCATCCTCGTCCTGCTGCTCACTGGTGAGTTGGTGGTTCTCAACCTGGGGTGAGGAATCCTTTGACAGATAACATATAGTTGATACacaacttgtgtttttttaattaagccATCAGTAGCCCTTCTTAGCATTACATTAAACCTTGCATAACAGGCGTAATTGGTGCCATTAATATTACAGCTGGTGTAGGATGACATGTCAGTAGCAgtgtgaaggaaagaaataatgatcAGTGTCGCTGACTGATGCCATGTTGGAATTGGTGAAGTACGAACATATCCACCCACATAGCAGGACATGCTGTTATTGATGCTGAAATATGaattctctcctctctcttcctgtgctTTCTGCTCTCAGGACTTCTGGCCTTTGGCGTGAGTGAGTCAGCGCTGGTGAATAAGATCTTCACAGGCATTAACCTGGTCGTCCTGGGCTTTGTTATCATCTCTGGCTTTGTGAAGGGGGACTCGGCCAACTGGAACCTCAAAGAGGAAGACTACAGCAGCTACATAAACCAGACCAACGGCAGCAAGACTTACAAGTCAGTATTGGAATCATAGTTTTACTGTTTCGTGTGTGTTGAATAGTTATTCTTGACATTTGATTAACCATACTGTGTGgctctcttcttctgctgctcagAGTTGAGGAGGAATTTGGTGTTGGTGGTTTTTCTCCATTTGGCCTGACTGGAGTCCTGTCTGGTGCTGCTACCTGCTTCTACGCCTTTGTGGGCTTTGACTGCATCGCCACAACAAGTGAGTTTACATACCTGGAATAACCTGAGGGACCAAATGGCTAAATAAATATGGACAGACTATAGACTGCACAGGGATtcctcttgttctctctctctctctcgctctctctcgctctatttatttatatatatatataatctttcTTGAGGGATTTGAAGTTGCTAACATGCATATAGCTCATTATTGTAAAGAGGAGGATTTATTTACTGCATGTTAGTGGATTTCTTGTTTCCACAAACTTGTTTTATCACATAAAATGCAAACTTTTCCTTGACATGGGAATTGCTCTTGTTGACCCTTGTGGTCATGTGCACAAATGTTTAGACAGCGTGCACAAGAGTGGAAACTGCTTTTGATAATAAGGTTTGACTCCATGTTACATAAGAAGATGTGGAACCTGTTTTCCGTATGTTTGATGGCAATGCTATGCAACTTTGAGTGACATGCGAGTCTTGTTCAGGTCCTGTAAAGACTGACTAATTAATGTGATTTTCAGCATTCTTTgacatttattgttttcattgatgTTCTCAGGCGAAGAAGCTAAGAATCCCATGCGTTCTATACCTGTCGGCATCGTTGCCTCCCTGCTGATCTGCTTCTTTGCCTACTTTGGtgtgtctgctgctctgacCATGATGATGCCATACTACCAGCTCAACACCCAGAGTCCTCTGCCTGAGGCCTTCAGCTATGTGGGCTGGGCTCCTGCTAGATACATCGTGGCTGTGGGCTCTCTCTGCGCTCTGTCAACCAGGTAAGAGAAGAAAACCTAAACTTGTTTCCATACCACCCATGTTTCCTTTACATAACACTGTTGGGAGTATAATGCTAACTACTGATCTTCTCTCAGCCTCCTGGGCTCTATGTTTCCCATGCCCCGCGTTATCTACGCCATGGCGGAGGATGGTCTGCTGTTCCGTGGTCTTTCCAAGATGAACACTCGCACTAAGACTCCTCTCCTGGCTACCATCGCTTCTGGCATTGTTGCATGTAAGCTTACCGAAACCGGTTGCATTCTTGTTTACTGCATATtgttcatctctttttttcatgttctcGCCCTGGGGCCACCaggttgtgtttgttgtgtgtcaATCCCAGGCTGTAAAATAATTTGTCAGGTTCATCACTCTGACTCTTGCTTCAGCTCTGTCTTGCAGGCTGTCCGGTTGAGATCAATATCACTTAACAAAagcctgcttttttttttgtccgtGCTTACATCAAGGCCAGTTAAAACTATTAAAGTATTCATTTGCTCCTCTTTCTAAGACAGTTACAGTTGAATAATTAGattaaatctgttttcactccTCCTTGCAGCTCTGATGGCCTTCCTGTTCGACCTGGGAGCTCTGGTTGACCTCATGTCCATTGGAACTCTGTTGGCATATTCATTAGTGGCCATTTGTGTTCTTATCCTCAGGTAAGCacctttttaattatttaacaaCACAGTCATAAAgtcttttaaagtttttatgatGTGTTAATTACTCTGTAGCAGCTGCTGTATTCATAAATCCAGTGAGAAAGCATAATTATATCATATGTGTACAGCTAAAGTACAAGGGTCAAAGTTGTAACCTCATTCTcataaaactaaactttttGAACTTGAAACTGTTTTGCTGTaagcatttttcttctttctttactcaTTCTgaaaccttccttcctgcacAGGTACCAGCCAGGCAGCCTGTCTTCGTCCAGCCAGACAGAGAAGCTGGTGGAGCTGGTGGAAGGGGAGAAGGTGGCCGTAAGTGGAGGAGACAGCGGAGATGAATACGGgatggagacagaggagaggccGCTCCGAGAGACTTTCAGTTTCAAACTGCTGTTCTGCCCAAGTGGAAAGACCCCAACAAAGACGTCTGGGAACATTGTCTACGCCATCACTGCTATTATTTGTAAGTGTAAAAATGGCACTTGCTCTTCCCAAATGTGGGTTTCTAAAGTAGAAGTAACCCAAAAATAACCTTAACCTTGCTGCAACCAGTTTAACTAatgttctctcctcttcctctgtctgcaGCTGTTCTTATGATTGTACTGTGCGTCATAATGGCCAACAATCTGTCGGGGCTTCTGTCTGGGAGTGCAGCCGTGGTGGTGCCCTGTATCATTTTGAGTCTGCTCTGTTGTGTCTGCGTCATCATCATCTGGAGGCAGCCTGAGAGCAAAGAGGCTCTCACCTTCAAGGTAGCTATCAAACACTGAGAACACAGCCTTTGTGTTGCagacctttttgtttttatccctCGTGCTTTGTTTTAGAAGGCTGTCTTGGCAGCTACGGTGCTAAAATAGCTACT from Scomber japonicus isolate fScoJap1 chromosome 13, fScoJap1.pri, whole genome shotgun sequence includes:
- the slc7a3a gene encoding cationic amino acid transporter 3a, whose product is MASKLSNFGKTLLRRRAIDFSAEETRFARCLSTLDLIALGVGSTLGAGVYVLAGEVAREKAGPAIVLCFLIAALSSMLAGLCYAEFGARVPKTGSAYLYSYVTVGEIWAFITGWNLILSYVIGTASVARAWSSTFDSLVEQKISGFFKASMAMKVPGKVLAEYPDLFALILVLLLTGLLAFGVSESALVNKIFTGINLVVLGFVIISGFVKGDSANWNLKEEDYSSYINQTNGSKTYKVEEEFGVGGFSPFGLTGVLSGAATCFYAFVGFDCIATTSEEAKNPMRSIPVGIVASLLICFFAYFGVSAALTMMMPYYQLNTQSPLPEAFSYVGWAPARYIVAVGSLCALSTSLLGSMFPMPRVIYAMAEDGLLFRGLSKMNTRTKTPLLATIASGIVASLMAFLFDLGALVDLMSIGTLLAYSLVAICVLILRYQPGSLSSSSQTEKLVELVEGEKVAVSGGDSGDEYGMETEERPLRETFSFKLLFCPSGKTPTKTSGNIVYAITAIISVLMIVLCVIMANNLSGLLSGSAAVVVPCIILSLLCCVCVIIIWRQPESKEALTFKVPLLPWLPLFSVFVNIYLMMQLDLGTWCRFAVWMVIGFAIYFFYGIKNSSEAANRLSTRKYEPALQPKSPIYKGAPDDSDVEAGSP